From the genome of Nicotiana sylvestris chromosome 2, ASM39365v2, whole genome shotgun sequence, one region includes:
- the LOC104238491 gene encoding protein transport protein SEC24 A-like: MGTEYPNRPTFPSRPATTPFGVPQSASPFQSSVPVVGSDASAFRPAPPTSSPAMSSPSSSGPMVGPGTSTFRPMPPGMPPPTSAPPYGLTGTGPFQRFPAPQFPSTAQVPPPRTSVPGQPVLAPPVRPVSGPFSPPPVAHHPQIQPPPVPMGSPPQGASTLQPRPNVHQASIPSQFSAARATMQPSSPPASLVYPAARPGFQSSFPGYISQQPSGFTQAPPRQSVSYPSQPGSYVPPVPAASTPYLAQQGGYAAPPPLTSQHPGSTPPMSAIQGLVEDFSSFSIGSVPGSFDSGLDSKVLPRPIEDDPEQNVLSDMYPMNCSSRFLRLTTSGIPNSQSLASRWHLSLGAVVCPLAEAPDGEEVPVVNFAPTGIIRCRRCRTYVNPYVTFTDSGRKWRCNICALLNEVPGEYFAHLDASGRRVDLDQRPELTKGSVDFIAPAEYMVRPPMPPLYFFLIDVSVTAVRSGMLEVLAQTIKNCLDSLPGYPRTQIGFITYDSTVHFYNMKSSFTQPQMMVMSDLEDVFVPLPDDLLVNLSESRTVVDAFLDSLPSMFQDNVNVESAFGPALKAAFMVMSQLGGKLLIFQSSLPSLGVGRLRLRGDDLRVYGTDKEHTLRVPEDPFYKQMAADFTKYQIAVNIYAFSDKYTDIATLGTLAKYTGGQVYYYPSFQASIHKDRFYHELTRDLTRETAWESVMRIRCGKGVRFTTYHGNFMLRSTDLIALPAVDCDKAYAMQLSLEETLLTSQTVFFQIALLYTSSSGERRIRVHTAAAPVVSDLGEMYRLADTGAIISLFTRLAIEKTLTSKLEEARNSVQLRIAKALREYRNLHAVQHRVAGRMIYPESLKYLPLYGLALCKSTALHGGFADAQLDERCAAGYTMMALPVKRLLKLLYPKLIRIDEYLLRKPSSPEESKDILKGIPLTKESLDPQGLYLYDDGFRFVIWFGRMLSPDMIKHLLGENFAADYSKVSLQELDNEMSRKLLGLLKKQRESDRSYYQLCHLVRQGEQPREGFFLLAHLIEDSVGGSNGYQDWILQLHRQVQQNA; the protein is encoded by the exons ATGGGCACCGAATACCCCAATCGACCAACCTTTCCCTCAAGGCCTGCTACTACACCTTTTGGTGTTCCGCAGAGTGCAAGTCCTTTTCAATCATCTGTTCCAGTAGTTGGATCTGATGCTTCTGCTTTTCGGCCTGCTCCTCCTACTTCTTCTCCAGCTATGTCATCTCCGTCTTCATCTGGCCCCATGGTTGGACCAGGGACCTCTACTTTTAGACCGATGCCGCCCGGTATGCCACCTCCAACATCGGCACCTCCATATGGGCTGACAGGCACTGGCCCTTTCCAGCGTTTCCCAGCACCGCAGTTTCCTTCTACAGCTCAGGTACCACCTCCACGCACTTCAGTGCCGGGACAGCCTGTTTTAGCACCCCCAGTTAGACCTGTTTCAGGTCCTTTCTCACCACCTCCTGTTGCCCATCATCCACAAATCCAACCTCCTCCAGTTCCGATGGGATCTCCCCCTCAAGGTGCAAGTACACTGCAGCCTAGACCAAATGTTCATCAGGCATCCATACCATCCCAGTTTTCTGCTGCCAGAGCAACCATGCAGCCGTCTTCTCCTCCAGCTAGTTTAGTTTATCCTGCTGCTAGACCTGGCTTTCAATCTTCTTTTCCTGGGTATATAAGTCAGCAGCCTTCAGGGTTTACACAGGCTCCACCTAGACAATCAGTATCATATCCTTCTCAGCCAGGCAGCTATGTCCCACCAGTGCCAGCAGCTTCTACCCCATATCTTGCTCAACAAGGAGGCTATGCAGCACCACCACCTCTAACATCTCAACATCCAGGATCGACGCCTCCTATGTCAGCTATTCAGGGTTTGGTGGAAGACTTCAGTTCCTTTTCTATTGGGTCTGTTCCAGGATCATTTGATTCCGGCCTTGATTCTAAAGTCTTACCGAGACCAATTGAAGATGACCCTGAGCAGAACGTTTTGTCTGATATGTATCCCATGAACTGTAGTTCTAGATTTTTGAGGCTAACAACTAGTGGCATTCCGAATTCTCAGTCTTTGGCTTCAAGGTGGCACTTATCTCTTGGAGCAGTTGTTTGTCCTCTCGCCGAGGCTCCTGATGGG GAGGAAGTTCCTGTAGTTAATTTTGCCCCAACTGGTATCATCCGCTGTAGAAGGTGTCGCACTTATGTAAATCCTTATGTGACATTTACTGATAGTGGAAGAAAGTGGAGATGTAACATATGTGCATTGCTTAATGAAG TTCCTGGTGAATATTTCGCCCATTTGGATGCCAGTGGCAGAAGAGTCGATTTGGATCAAAGGCCTGAACTTACCAAAGGTAGCGTGGACTTTATTGCTCCGGCTGAGTACATGGTCCGGCCTCCGATGCCACCCCTGTACTTTTTTCTCATCGATGTATCTGTGACTGCTGTGAGAAGTGGAATGCTTGAG GTTTTAGCACAAACAATCAAGAACTGTTTGGACAGCTTGCCTGGATATCCCAGAACACAGATCGGGTTTATAACTTATGACAGTACAGTACACTTTTACAACATGAAG TCGTCCTTCACTCAACCTCAAATGATGGTCATGTCAGATCTCGAAGATGTATTTGTGCCATTGCCAGATGATCTCCTTGTCAACTTGTCAGAATCAAGAACTGTGGTCGATGCATTTCTAGACAGCCTTCCCTCAATGTTTCAGGATAATGTAAATGTGGAGTCAGCTTTTGGTCCAGCTCTTAAAGCAGCCTTCATGGTTATG AGCCAACTTGGCGGTAAATTGCTGATCTTTCAAAGCAGTCTTCCATCACTTGGTGTTGGCCGCTTAAGACTGCGAGGAGATGATCTTCGTGTTTATGGAACTGATAAAGAGCATACATTGAGAGTCCCTGAAGATCCTTTCTATAAACAGATGGCTGCTGATTTCACTAAGTATCAGATAGCAGTCAATATATATGCTTTCAGTGACAAATATACTGACATAGCTACATTAG GGACGCTTGCGAAGTATACAGGTGGTCAGGTATACTACTATCCAAGTTTTCAAGCTTCCATTCACAAAGATAGATTTTATCATGAGTTAACCCGAGATCTTACAAGGGAAACTGCTTGGGAGTCTGTCATGCGTATAAGATGTGGAAAAG GTGTCCGTTTTACAACTTATCATGGGAACTTCATGCTGAGATCCACTGATCTAATAGCACTTCCTGCTGTCGACTGTGATAAAGCATATGCAATGCAGTTATCCCTTGAAGAAACACTACTCACTTCCCAGACAGTATTTTTCCAAATTGCTTTACT ATACACATCATCTTCTGGAGAAAGGCGCATTAGGGTACACACGGCAGCAGCACCTGTTGTTTCAGATTTAGGAGAAATGTATCGCCTGGCTGATACTGGTGCCATCATTTCTCTTTTTACCAGGCTTG CAATTGAGAAAACTCTGACCTCTAAATTGGAAGAGGCTCGAAATTCTGTTCAACTCAGGATTGCGAAAGCTCTTAGAGAATATCGAAATCTCCATGCCGTGCAGCACCGTGTGGCTGGAAGGATGATATATCCAGAATCTTTGAAGTACTTGCCATTATATGGATTAGCTTTATGCAAATCAACAGCCCTCCATGGTGGATTTGCTGATGCTCAGCTTGATGAACGATGTGCTGCTGGATATACCATGATGGCTTTGCCCGTTAAAAGATTGTTGAAGCTTCTGTATCCTAAATTGATCCGTATAGATGAATATCTTCTAAGA AAACCATCTTCACCTGAGGAGTCTAAAGACATCTTGAAAGGGATTCCACTTACAAAAGAGAGCTTAGATCCCCAGGGTCTCTATCTCTACGATGATGGTTTCCGGTTTGTCATCTGGTTTGGTAGAATGCTTTCTCCTGATATGATCAAGCACTTGCTCGGAGAAAACTTTGCTGCTGACTACTCTAAG GTTTCACTTCAAGAGCTAGATAATGAAATGTCAAGAAAACTGTTGGGCTTGCTTAAAAAGCAAAGGGAGAGTGACAGATCATATTATCAACTATGCCATCTTGTGAGGCAAGGTGAACAGCCTAGAGAAGGCTTCTTCTTGCTTGCACATCTAATTGAGGACTCAGTTGGTGGCTCTAATGGTTATCAGGATTGGATTCTGCAATTACACCGGCAAGTCCAGCAAAATGCATAA
- the LOC104238490 gene encoding serine/threonine-protein phosphatase 7, giving the protein MLEPEPPATAVSLPSETPPPPSSDEDFFSSASAASTSSASSPLTPIPSPQPHPQIPISWPQDGTLTLAWVTNLMLAFDWGSKNLPPAELPSVLPVEAFDRLVLTASKMLHKEPNCVRIDSGSGLGPESRVVVVGDVHGQLHDVMFLLKDAGFPSDDRFFVFNGDYVDRGAWGLETFLLLLAWKVFMPSRVFLLRGNHESKYCTSVYGFEKEVLAKYTDRGKHVYRKCLGCFEGLPLASIIGDKVYTAHGGIFRSIPVTPAKRAKGKKNRKIVLNPEVSALSLGSLEELLKARRSVLDPPWEGANLIPGDVLWSDPSMKPGLSPNKDRGIGLLWGPDCTEEFLKTLNLKLIIRSHEGPDAREKRPGLGGMDVGYTIDHVVPSGKLITVFSAPDYPQFQATEDRYRNKGAYIILEPPNFDVPVFRSFEAVTPRPKVNPYYDFEDVIDSDEELDLASMAT; this is encoded by the exons ATGCTCGAACCAGAACCACCGGCCACCGCCGTCAGTCTACCATCAGAAACGCCGCCACCGCCGTCATCCGACGAGGACTTTTTCTCGTCAGCATCGGCGGCTTCAACGTCCTCCGCGTCATCGCCTTTAACTCCAATTCCTTCACCACAGCCTCATCCGCAGATACCCATTTCATGGCCCCAAGACGGGACCCTAACCCTAGCCTGGGTTACAAATCTAATGCTCGCATTCGATTGGGGATCTAAGAATCTTCCTCCGGCTGAGCTCCCATCGGTGTTACCAGTAGAAGCTTTTGATCGGCTCGTACTGACGGCGTCAAAGATGCTGCATAAAGAACCCAATTGTGTACGTATCGATAGCGGGTCGGGTTTGGGTCCGGAATCGAGGGTTGTGGTGGTAGGCGATGTGCATGGTCAGTTGCATGACGTCATGTTCTTGTTAAAAGATGCGGGCTTTCCGTCAGATGATCGGTTCTTTGTGTTCAATGGGGATTATGTTGATAGAGGAGCTTGGGGTCTTGAGACCTTCCTTCTATTGCTCGCTTGGAAG GTTTTTATGCCCAGTAGGGTGTTTCTCCTTCGTGGAAATCACGAGTCAAAATATTGTACCTCTGTGTATGGTTTTGAAAAGGAAGTTTTAGCCAAGTATACGGACAGAGGgaaacatgtctataggaagtGTTTAGGATGCTTCGAAGGACTTCCTCTTGCCTCCATTATTGGTGACAAGGTCTATACTGCACATGGAGGTATTTTCCGCAGCATTCCTGTCACTCCAGCGAAAAGAGCTAAAGGGAAGAAGAATCGCAAAATAGTTTTGAATCCTGAAGTAAGTGCTTTATCTCTTGGTTCTTTGGAGGAGTTATTAAAAGCCAGGAGATCTGTCCTTGATCCTCCTTGGGAAGGTGCAAATTTGATACCTGGTGATGTCTTGTGGTCAGACCCATCAATGAAGCCCGGACTTTCCCCGAATAAAGACAGAGGAATTGGTCTCTTATGGGGTCCAGATTGTACGGAAGAGTTTTTGAAGACGTTGAACTTAAAG TTGATTATAAGGTCACATGAAGGTCCAGATGCAAGGGAAAAGCGACCTGGACTTGGAGGAATGGATGTGGGGTACACTATAGATCATGTTGTCCCATCCGGGAAACTGATTACAGTATTTAGTGCCCCAGACTATCCACAGTTTCAG GCAACAGAGGATAGATACCGAAATAAAGGAGCATACATTATTTTGGAACCTCCTAATTTTGACGTCCCTGTTTTCCGTAGTTTTGAAGCAGTTACTCCAAGACCAAAG GTAAATCCGTACTATGATTTTGAAGATGTCATTGATTCTGATGAAGAACTAGACTTGGCATCTATGGCTACATGA